A segment of the Cotesia glomerata isolate CgM1 linkage group LG2, MPM_Cglom_v2.3, whole genome shotgun sequence genome:
agactgaaactatcaagaaatgtcaaactggtagcgtacgcggacgacgtagccgtagtaatcgtcgccaagcatcttgatgagataaaacatatgttcgctatcacctttgagcgaattaaccagtggatggacacagtaaatctacaactggctaaacagaagaccgaggctgtacttatcactagcagaaaagtggtggaaacgatcaatctaaacgtcggagaccaagaaatcacatcccaaccattcattcgatatctgggagtgatgctcgatgcccgacttaacttcaaacaacaagttgaacacgtgaccgccaaagcatcagcagtagtagctaacctagtacgattgatgcccaacatcggtagcccgaagcagacaaggaggtcattgctatcatcagtagttacatcggtcctcacatatggtatatccatttgggccgacgcacttgagatccaagaatcatggaggaaagtatgtccagtttaccgactgagcgcgctaagagtagccagcgcctttcgaacaatatcagagaaagcagtgtgtgtcatttccggaactttgccgctcagagtcctagctgaggaaagacggaacctttaccaacgaaagaggacaaccgcacaaagtgccgaggaactcagagctaaagaacggcagaacagcatcgcacgatggcaatcgcagtgggacgccgcgacaacagggagatggacacaccgtctcataccgaagatcgacgtttggctaaaccgaagtcatggcgaggtcaattactatctgacgcagttgttgtcaggacatggatgttttcggacgtatcttcaccgcttcaagcatgatgattcaccggagtgcccgtcctgcccaggaatcaatgaagacgcggagcacgttttctttgagtgcccacgattttacccacagcgagatgagctggagatgatccgaaagaagaaaatccaaccagagacaatagtagaagcaatgttgtcatcaagagccttctggaacgccatcagcacatttgcaacagaagtcctcatagaattgcgttccatcgaaagaagaagagcaaatgacaacaactagaagaaaggtaaaagaACACCTcagctaccagaagaaagagcagtagctagatcctcccctcacgaagtaatgcctaacggcggattccatgagggattaggagaaagaggaaaaggggtttagggtttagtgggtaggggcgctagcgtcgagttttagtatgacactgcgtcgagtcgccacatattcaggccaaacaactatgcctagaatccgtaaaaaggatttcCCCCccttcttaaaataaaaaaaaaaaaaaacacacatacatacgtacatacatacatacagacatagtgacaccctcgtggaaatagtcagggaagcttcctaggacctcaaaacgtcgaaatctgatgaaaactcgatttttgaaaattttcaattttcttagcgggaagttaataaTTTGCAGATTCTCTATCAAGCATTGTTAATTAGGTTAATTCAACaattcaaatataattttttaaacataacgAATTTTCTCCCAAGTCCGTccaattaacaataataataataacaataataataacaataataataataataataataataataataataataataataataataagcggTGCTTGCTACGTGGCCTCCAAGCGGCGCATCGCGGGAAACGCAGACCATAACACCAGGTCTGTAGGCGAACGACGTAGCCGATGCAGTGGGCCAACTACCCACTGCATTGAAATACTGAGTTACAACAAGACGTAATCTCAGAAGTGCTCTCCACAACCGGTCCTTTTCGGATGAGGACCATTCATCAGGTGGGAGGAGCACGCCGGACCCGATGAACGATGACGACCCTGGCGCTTTAAGGACTTACTTTAAGTGGACGGAGGAACTACGAGTCGACCTCTTGGTGTGCTACCAACGTAGCGAGCCGGGGGTGAGCGGTTATATGGCCCGGATGCACACTCTTTGGAGTGATATGCATCCGGAACTAGAACATTTTACGCCTAAACACCTGCGTAATTATGCCGCTTATCTTCGGCGTAATAGAAGATCGCTTGTGCCGGATAGAAGGCAGTCTAATAGACTTTCCTTTCCGGCGCAATTACACCAAGAGCGACGCCGTTCCTTCTTGGATGACAACAATCCCTTTATAGgacggcaagtaagtatatctaaaaagataacttactccCAACAACAGCTAGAAGCGGTAAATGAAGATCTCCGTGCAAACATCCTGGAGAATTCCACCCTGCTCACTGTGAGCCAGGTTGTGTATGATGCAGCAGTTTCGGCTTTTCCGAGAGAGAGACATTGTCTCTCGATCGAGGCAAGGTTGAGACAGCGCATCTCACAACTTGGactcaaaattgacagatcccggaaacaggtctcccgcattcagtgtgtgattgagtttgaaacaactcaaagagcatacacgccccgaattcggcgcattgctgctgaatttcggtggcgtcatcacacactgaataagAGTACTCTTCTTGTCATCAAGGAAGAGTCTGTCAATAAATTGCGGGCTTTAGTGACTGCAaaaaagtcactagagaaaaggctgaagcggttggtcgacaactcgttgtttcgatccagcccttcacggtttctgacaccaaagaccgatgttaccgggaattatccaacacctgagcgggtggaagctttttggactgagttgtatggagatcaaccaaacgtgaacgccaatactccagctctgcacgactttaaagcattctgtcgggaacaccgtagacagaatgctgatgaagagagccctgcagtcagtgtgaatgaagttcgttcagctctaaatggcagcaaaaattgggctgccccggaccagatggcataaatgtcttttggtggaagaagtttacttctacccacctccatctggcccgtatatttacatcgtacattagagctgacgaaccgattccagactggctcgtggaagggcgaaccgtactgataccaaaaaaaaggtgacttgtctgacccaaagaattacaggcctatcacctgcttgaatgcggtttataaaatttttacaaaaattttaaacaaccgtattttgcatgagatagaacctgtatggcaacagatatatgaacagcgtggcagcaaaagaggcctgtcaggttgcaaagagaacttgatagttgatcgatgtgtcacacaagatgcgatctactatcaacgcaacctgtcaatggcctggatcgactatcgcaaggcatttgactcaacttctcatgagttgattttatatctcctcaaatgcctgggggtcaatcctgaaatagtggaatgcattcggcgtacaatgcagctctggcgaacgcgttttcacattggaagtggaaacgcattgcacacaaccggagttgtagagtacaaacgaggggtcttccaaggtgattccttgagccctctgctgttttgcatctcactgctgcctatatctgttgctctccgtaaaactcgtgggtactctgtggggcctccgggtgatcgaaaatactcgattacccatctgctttatatggatgacctgaagctgtatagtgctgatgaagatcatctacaggcggcccttaacatcgtagcagagtacacTCGGGATGCcggaatgtcttttgggttggacaagtgtgcggtcgtacatctggcgaggggtaagtgctctgttacgggtgatgatgtcgagttggtAGATGAGAGCGTTTTGAGACAATTAGacgccggagagttgtatagatatctaggaatggaagagcaccgcatgcatgcggtctccgaagtccaagcaactctccgtagcgagtatgttaggagactccggaaaatttggtcctccgaactttccggcaaaaataaagtctccgctactaacacgctcgctgtcccagtcttactatactctttcggtgtcttaaaatgggcccgaaaggatttgcgagatctcgacatcagaacccgtaagactatcaacatgaaccggagcatgcaccccaattcatcagtcgccagattatacctctcccggtcgaTCGGAGGGAGAGGTTTGCAGAGCTTAGAGCGGCTTCACGATCGTTTAgtcctgggtttaacacacgaagttgtcaatttcactgcagatgaggatgactttcttatgcaaattgttcataaacatgagaatgcgcataaggggtcgttcttatataaggcagcaatatatgcggcaagaacccttggtcttggagaaataaacgctcttatagaactccgaaaggaggaattcaagagcgccatcaggaacgcctaggaaaaactactcctaggcaaactgatggacaagtctatgcacagcgtgttcttcaaacacgtgcgtgatcatggcttgtccactcagctgacgttttccttcttaaagtcagctggcctgatgtccgagactgaagggttcatagttgcttgccaagatggtgtcattaacactctagagtaccgtagcaaggtgctccaggtgcagctcccggacacgacctgcagggcgtgtaaacaacatccggagacgcttatgcacattttgtcagcatgtcctgtgctggcgagaggtgcatacatccagcgtcacaatgctgccctgagagtactgtactactatcttcgtcaccgctacggtattgacgtgacaccggtgctgccttatctgccaggagatattccccaggttgttgagaatgacagttgcaaaatttattggaacatgccgtttgcaacaactcggcggatagatcacaacaaacctgatattgtgctcttcgacaaggctactcgtgacatttatgtcattgagttctcggccccggctgaatacaacatctcagccaaaaaagagcacaaaagacagatatatcaggatctcctgtttgaaattggcaaactttacccaggttaccgtgtcaagctcgtcgtcctgattgttggcgtcctcggagggatgaaacagtcttttgtatcctcacttgccagagttccagcttgctcatcaaaagccgaattcttggcggtcaggatgcagaaggctgtcatactaggttccctccgtctacttaggaaaatgactttggcctgctgtgatcactaaccgccttgttgtgcggagtggtccagcagtaatggatggagctcaggctgggccctcggagagtCGGACttcggggacaacccccctgagcatttaataacattaataataataataataacaataacaataataacaataataataataataataataataataatatttaaatgtgCATAGAAATACCATTCATTCAAATTGAAtgataacttaattttaaattctagcATTTGAATtacaaatcaaatttttaatttaaaattccaaCTATTGAATGACCCTGAAATTAGAaaacacttgacaattttttgattttttcttaaattaagaaataaaataagtctAGAAAGTTATTTTCATAacattgcatttataattttttagagcctttaaagatggaatttttgaaaaaaattttatatctataatttatttgctagtaaaaattatcacaTATCTCTCAGTTTAAATATCATAGCTATTGAtagaaaagtaattttttaattttaatctcattataaaaactatgaaaacgaagaatttaattttcgatttttagccgaaaattattgaattaatagaATTCCTGACCTGAACAACGAAATTgttaacagccgagaccagtgattgcagtttcaatcggcttagcgaaacgaatggaaattttgaaaaaacgtttttagagataatagataatttaataaactatttcaccacaaagcgtttttttcaaaaatttcattcgtttcgtgaaaccaatcgaaactgcaattgctctgctgttggcagtgcgacagagatagttccgcTGAACTCtgtgagagcaaagcgagaaaaagatggtctcgcctgttaagacaatttattttaatttaaaaatggtgCTACCGCAGAGATAGCAGTATACTAAGGGTGCGTTCCACTAAGCGTTCACAACGCTCACGCTCACGACCGCTGATTTCCCCATTCCACTTAATTGTGAATGTTACTGTCGTTAACTCAAGTGGAATGGATTATGGAGCGTTTCGGGCGTtcatgtaaatattacaaatggCAAGTTTGAAAATAGTAGAAGTTTAAGGAGGTTAGGTAATCCTAAACAATAAGTTTTAATATTTGtgacttaaatttatttatgttaaaagtgaagaataattgaatattttataaataattttggtgaagttgaaaattgtttattggttttataaaatattcaagtaaatgtaaaatttatgaaaatattgagTAATTTGTACTAATATCGTAAAACTGCCATGTCTTTCTATTATTTCCTGACTTATTGTTATGATCCTTAGTAGatttatatgttttttttaggCTTTGTATTTTAGAATGACATTGCGGTCCCGTCACATcgtatccttttttttttttcatatcttgGGATATTTTATTCCATACttgtttttgagaaatttttccaCTGTTCAGAGTTCTTTCCATAGACCTATATAATtccaatattaataatacgCAGGGTGAGTTCCACCTGTATACTGAAGTTTCTCctgtgcaaaaaaaaataaatataattaaaattctcgcataatatatatgaaataaaatgataatagaATTTCAGATATTCATTAAACCTTCAAATTCTGGAGTTTCAGAGTTGAGATCGGTTGGATTATCACTATCAAGTCGTTCTTCTCCAATAAAACTCTCTGAAGTCTCTTCATCGTATAATTCACTAGATTCTTGATCAACTTCAACAGATGCGGAAGCTTCagaattttgattaataatttttcttaacagCTCAGTTGCAAAAAATACatctacaaataaaataaatttaccaaatatatatatatatacatattattaatgataataaatatctgaATGACTGAAATGCCGCAAACAGGGAAGATTACTCCTGTCGATAAAACACCTGAGGAAACTGTTGCATTTCCAGAACATTGGGAGACTAAGAGTCTAGATGAAAAGCTGACTTCCTTCATggaagtttttttgaaatctaCTGGTTCAATGACTCAGAAGATTGATAATCTTAGTACTCGACTCGACATATTACAAGGTAATGTTGCAGTAAATACAGTAAgcattaaagaattaaatgaaGATTTTACTGCATTTAAAAACACAACGCGGGAAAACACGAAATCTATAAATGCTGAATTaacaaagttaaaaaatgcaGTGAGTGTTGGATCCCATGCTACATCACCTTCAGCATCTGAACTGGTTGTCTCGGGTATTCCAGAAGTTATTGCTACCAAATTATCACCAGATGAAGTTACGATGTGTGTGTTTGATAGCCTTAAAGTGTCAAATCTAAAGAGTGATATCTTAACAGTGCgtaaattagagaaaaaacgACAACAAAACAACAGTGGAAATAAACAAAAAGCTACTTATACCCACTCgtatattcttaaattaaaatcaccCCAAGTATGTGATCATATTTTGagtgaaaaaagaaaaacaaagaATCTACGGATTGAAGATGTATTTGAAATCCATGTCAGCAGTTCAATGAAaggttttatttatataaatgagTTTCTAAACCCAGATACTTATAAACTTTTACTAAAAACGAAAACTAGAATTAAAGAACTGAATTATAAGTTTGTATGGACACGTCATGGTATTATTTATGCAAGAAAGGATAAAAgctctgaaaaaattactgtaaacaCTGATTTTGATTTAGATAGATTAATTTAACGTACAGTAGATTTAACTAAGATAATTAATACTAATATATTGtcaattttaagtttaaatataaatagtttgGTAGGTCATGTATCGCAATTATTAGATCTAGTCTCAGATGTTAAGCCACATATTATTGTATTAGTTGAAACATGGCTAAAACCAAATATTGATAACAGCATTTTTGGAATCGATGGATATGAAGTTTTCAGGAGAGATCGTAACTTAATACACAAAGATTCTGGCCGTTTTATGCAGGGAGGTGGAGTAGCATGTCTTATACACAAATCACTTAAAGCGAAAGTCCTGCACATATCCGCCTCAGACGATATTAATACACCAGAATTTATAATACTAGACGTTATCTTACAAACTGGCTCACATCTTCTACTCTCTTGTGTATATCGAAGACCAAATGGTCAtactctttttaattttatcaatatctACTCTAAACTATCTCCTAATTTCAAAAACTCAGTAATTGCAGGTGacttaaattgtaatttattagatTCAAATTGGAGTTCAAATCacttaaaaacatttattaatgaatCAGCTCTTTTCTGTGTACCTTTTGAAACCACCCATCATACGAATTATTGCGACTCCTGGTTAGATGTAATATTACTCGATAATAAATCCAAGCTAGGTAAATTCTTTAAATCGGATGCCCCATTCATTGCAGGTCATGATTACCTATACTGTGAATATCTCTTAACCTCTCCGCGACCCGCAGAAAAAACTATAACTTATCgcaacttcaaaaactgtgACCATACTGCACTCTCAACTACTTTAATGAATGTATTGTCTATTAGTGACGATGCTGTTAGAAATTCTGACCCAAATGAGCTACTTGACTATTTTCTAAAACATGTTATTGAAACGCTTGATATTTATGCACCCCTAGttacaagaaaaataatgagaaGCTCAAATACTTGGGTTACAACTgaactgaaaaataattgtagaGAGCGCGATGCATTATATAAACGGGCAAAAAGGACTggtgatcaaaatttattaaagctaTATAAGTTAAAGAGAAAGcagctaaaaatcaaattaaatacagctcgagaaaattatttaaaatatgaacTTACTAATCTACCATGTGGTCAATCTATCTGGAGTAAATTAAAGCGTCTAGGGTTATTAAAATCAAACCCATCCTCACCGCTACATTATTTTGATCCACCTGTTCTAAACGAGTTCTATGCTGATATAGTAAGAAAACATGCCCCCTGTGATTCACTATTCCTAAATTCACTGGCACAGCATTATTCTAGCAAAGTAAACTGCATATTTAACTGGAGTCAGATTGACATTGTTGATGTTACAAAAGCTTTACAGCTAACATTGCAAAAATCAAAAGGTAGGAGTCCTGATGGATTGAGTTTAGGGTGGTTGAAAGATTATTTACCGCAAATAACCTTATTTCTTACgtctttatttaatagatcCTTAGTTACAGGTATCTTTCCCGATATGTGGAAAATGGTCTTTATAATTCCACTAAACAAAACTACGCCACCTAAATCGCCATCAGATACTCGACCAATTGCAAATTTATCACATCTTAGTAAAGTATTTGAAAGAATTGTAGCAAATCAATTGGTAGCATATCTAGAAGACAATAACCTATTAGATAAATATCAATCTGGCTTCAGAAAGCATCACAGTACTCAGACAGCTCTCTTAAAGTTAACCGACGACATACGAATGGCTATGGACAAAGGGAACTTGACCATGTTAGTTGCTTTTGATCTTAGCAAAGCATTCGATTATGTCGATCCTAAAGTCATCCTGATTGCGATGGTGGAACTGGGTTTTTCTATGGATACCATAACGTGGTTTTACTCCTATCTCTCGAAACGATCACAATCGATTGTAGATGACTGTAGTGTACCAGTTGAGTTTCTGGAAATATCGTCTGGAGTGCCGCAAGGATCTGTGTTGGGACCTATCTTATTTCTTATTGTCATAAATCTAGTAGTAAAAAAGATAAAGCATTGTCATTACGGCTTATTTGCCgatgacaaatatatttatcgcCAGTTCACTCCCTCCACATTGGATGAAACGGTCAGACTAGTTACTATTGATGCACAAGAAATTGCAAATTGGGCAAAAGAGCATGGcctaaagttaaatttaaataaaacggTTGCAATAATACTAGGTTCTACTGGTAAACTGAGGTTATTAAATACCGCTTCTCTTCCGCCTATTGTTATTGATGGCATCGCATTACCTTATGTAACTACTATTAAATGTTTGGGTCTCACTGTTAGTAATAATCTGTCCTGGAAAAGTCATGTCTCAAATACTATAAAGAAAGTAAATTCGGCGCTTTATAGCCTTAAAGttaggaaaaatatttttactcaagATGTTCGTAAATTATTAGTATCAACTACTGTATTACCTATTATTGACTATTGTTCTGCTGTCTTAGTTGACTCTACTGCAGacaatgatttaaaattacaacgAGCAGTAAATAGCACAATtcgttttattttcaacttaagACGTGATGATCATATTACGCCCTATCGGCGTAAACTAAACTggctatcaataaaatcaagaCGAACTTACTTTCTAGCAAcctatttctataaattattacgAGTTGAAAAACCAAGCTATTTAAGAGAATTATTCGTAGAAGATGTATTTCGACGTTCCCAGAGACTtgcaaataaaacaaataatgtaAACTTTGTGATACCACCTTTTACTTCGTCCTACTATGAAAATTCATTCGTTGTAACCATTATACGTCTCTGGCAAA
Coding sequences within it:
- the LOC123260170 gene encoding uncharacterized protein LOC123260170, producing the protein MTNAHARLTTTHLKRWVKVNIENNSAQFLKLFLKYDIQSLKMATRKITLYDSEREIVVEAIVSEAEAARAERDVFFATELLRKIINQNSEASASVEVDQESSELYDEETSESFIGEERLDSDNPTDLNSETPEFEGETSVYRWNSPCVLLILELYRSMERTLNSGKISQKQVWNKISQDMKKKKGYDVTGPQCHSKIQSLKKTYKSTKDHNNKSGNNRKTWQFYDISTNYSIFS